A stretch of the Patescibacteria group bacterium genome encodes the following:
- the greA gene encoding transcription elongation factor GreA: MMENKVFVTVEGLKKFKKEHTELTEVKRPFVADRIKKAREQGDISENAEYDAAREEQAFVEGRIQELEEILRDVEVVREDTKSNGFVVVGSRVRVHMDGCEEEYHIVGAVEADPKNKKISHESPLGTALLGKKVGDVVEYNAPVGKLKFHILEIK; encoded by the coding sequence ATTATGGAAAACAAAGTTTTTGTTACGGTTGAAGGTTTGAAAAAATTTAAGAAAGAACATACGGAGCTTACTGAAGTTAAGCGACCTTTTGTAGCCGATCGCATAAAAAAGGCGAGGGAGCAGGGAGATATAAGCGAAAATGCCGAATACGACGCCGCGCGCGAGGAGCAGGCCTTTGTGGAAGGAAGAATTCAAGAGTTGGAAGAAATATTAAGAGATGTAGAAGTAGTTAGAGAAGACACCAAAAGTAACGGATTTGTGGTTGTTGGTTCGCGTGTTAGAGTGCATATGGACGGTTGTGAGGAAGAATATCATATAGTAGGCGCTGTGGAGGCGGACCCCAAAAATAAAAAAATATCTCACGAATCTCCTTTGGGAACCGCTCTTCTGGGCAAGAAAGTTGGCGATGTTGTGGAATATAACGCCCCTGTTGGAAAGTTAAAATTCCACATATTAGAAATTAAATAA
- the lysS gene encoding lysine--tRNA ligase, translated as MIEHSTKPLEELRKIRIDKLQKLKDLGVNPYVSDVPDRIAIAHAKKEKEKSEVFVAGRLISFRSHGKIVFADLRDESGQIQLAFKKDALEKKLWDLLPFLDMGDFIWVSGENFVTKAGELTILVKDFKLLTKSIRPLPSVWYGFKDEEARYRQRYVDILLNNDLKELFSKKALFWQTVRNFLLEKGFFEVETPVLESIAGGADATPFVTHHNALDIDLYLRISMGELWQKRLMVAGFEKTFEIGRQFRNEGISREHLQDYTQMEFYWAYANYEDSMRLVEKLYKEVAHKVFGTLTFEINGHKVDLGKKWERIDYAEVIKKYLDIDIKTATDVDITAKLKKINTILKGNETRGRLLDMLWKNIRKNITGPAFLVGHPVEVSPLAKRNENNPKIVERYQIIIAGSELGNGYTELNDPLDQKKRFEEQQKMRDAGDSEAQMHDYDFVRALEYGMPPVTGFGLSERLFAFLMNKSARECVMFPLLRPESM; from the coding sequence ATGATAGAGCATAGTACCAAGCCTTTGGAAGAACTTAGAAAAATCCGTATAGACAAACTGCAAAAATTAAAAGATTTGGGTGTTAACCCTTATGTTAGTGATGTCCCCGACAGAATAGCAATAGCCCATGCCAAAAAAGAAAAAGAAAAATCCGAAGTTTTTGTGGCTGGTCGTTTAATATCTTTCCGGTCGCATGGAAAGATTGTTTTTGCGGACCTTCGGGATGAAAGCGGACAAATACAACTTGCTTTCAAAAAAGACGCGCTTGAAAAAAAGTTATGGGATTTATTGCCTTTTTTGGATATGGGGGATTTTATTTGGGTTTCGGGCGAAAATTTTGTTACGAAGGCAGGCGAATTAACAATTTTGGTTAAGGATTTTAAGCTTTTAACAAAGAGCATACGCCCTTTGCCCAGTGTTTGGTATGGGTTTAAGGACGAGGAAGCGCGGTATCGGCAGAGATATGTGGATATACTTTTAAACAACGACCTCAAAGAGTTGTTCAGTAAAAAAGCGCTTTTTTGGCAGACGGTTCGTAATTTTCTTCTAGAAAAGGGGTTTTTTGAAGTGGAGACACCTGTTTTGGAATCTATAGCAGGAGGCGCGGACGCTACTCCTTTTGTTACCCACCACAACGCTTTGGATATTGATTTGTATCTTCGTATTTCTATGGGGGAATTATGGCAGAAGAGGCTTATGGTTGCGGGTTTTGAGAAAACTTTTGAGATAGGAAGACAGTTTAGAAATGAAGGAATAAGTCGCGAGCATTTGCAGGATTACACGCAAATGGAATTTTATTGGGCATACGCGAATTACGAAGATTCTATGAGGTTGGTGGAAAAGCTTTATAAAGAAGTTGCTCACAAGGTTTTTGGGACATTAACTTTTGAAATAAATGGACATAAGGTGGATTTAGGAAAGAAATGGGAACGGATTGATTATGCGGAAGTTATAAAAAAGTATTTAGATATTGATATAAAAACAGCGACGGATGTGGATATTACCGCAAAACTTAAAAAAATTAACACGATTCTTAAGGGTAACGAAACGAGAGGGCGTCTTTTGGATATGTTATGGAAGAATATAAGAAAAAATATAACGGGACCGGCATTTTTGGTAGGGCATCCTGTGGAAGTATCCCCTCTTGCAAAACGCAACGAGAACAATCCAAAAATTGTGGAAAGATATCAAATAATTATTGCCGGGAGCGAGCTTGGCAATGGTTATACCGAGCTAAACGACCCTTTGGACCAAAAGAAGAGGTTTGAAGAACAGCAGAAAATGAGGGATGCGGGGGATAGCGAAGCGCAGATGCACGATTACGATTTCGTCCGCGCGTTGGAATATGGAATGCCTCCGGTTACTGGGTTTGGTTTAAGCGAGAGGTTGTTTGCTTTTTTGATGAACAAATCCGCGCGGGAATGCGTTATGTTTCCTCTTCTCCGCCCGGAGAGTATGTAA
- the serS gene encoding serine--tRNA ligase, with protein MIDINFIRENAKEVKRNCERRNCPVDIDEILQLDEQRRKLITSVDEKRAEVNGLSKVKPSLKELKKLKQLKKETKDLESSLSEITATFNEKMSWIPNMLSKDVPDGKDDSGNKEVARWGDKPQFSFKVLDHQELGEKLDILDKERGAKVSQSRFYFWKGDGAILSWALFSWAQKFLTGRGFTFFITPDLAKEKTLFGTGYLPYFPQDIYKVEGTDLSLIGTSEQVLVGSRMDEILQEKDLPLKYLGFSPSFRTEAGSYGKDTRGVFRVHQFYKLEQIIFCKPNEGEKWHLECQKNEEDMVEALKLPYRSVITCVGDTAAPGYKKYDLEAWFPGQNKYRELTSNTNLTDFQTRRLNIRCKSGGNKYFPYTISATGVTERWVLAILENYQQEDGSVLIPEVLKPFVGKDKIEKISKS; from the coding sequence ATGATTGATATAAATTTTATTCGCGAAAATGCCAAAGAAGTTAAAAGAAACTGCGAAAGGCGTAACTGCCCTGTTGATATTGATGAAATATTGCAATTAGACGAACAAAGGCGAAAGCTTATAACGAGTGTTGACGAAAAGCGCGCCGAAGTTAATGGGCTTTCCAAAGTAAAACCAAGCCTTAAGGAACTTAAAAAACTTAAGCAACTTAAGAAAGAAACAAAGGATTTGGAAAGCTCTCTAAGCGAAATCACCGCAACTTTTAACGAAAAAATGAGCTGGATTCCCAATATGCTTTCAAAAGATGTTCCCGATGGGAAAGACGATTCAGGCAATAAAGAAGTAGCGAGGTGGGGGGATAAGCCCCAATTTTCGTTTAAAGTTTTGGACCATCAAGAGTTGGGGGAAAAGTTAGATATTTTGGATAAAGAAAGAGGGGCAAAGGTTTCGCAATCTCGCTTTTATTTCTGGAAAGGCGACGGCGCTATTTTGTCTTGGGCTTTGTTTTCGTGGGCGCAGAAATTTTTGACTGGGCGCGGATTTACCTTTTTTATAACGCCCGATTTAGCAAAAGAGAAAACTTTATTTGGAACCGGGTATTTGCCTTATTTTCCCCAAGATATTTATAAAGTAGAAGGAACAGACCTTTCGCTAATTGGAACTTCCGAGCAGGTTCTTGTAGGCTCAAGAATGGACGAGATTTTACAGGAGAAAGATTTGCCTCTAAAATATTTGGGGTTTTCACCTTCTTTTAGAACCGAGGCGGGAAGCTATGGAAAAGACACCAGAGGAGTTTTTAGAGTTCATCAGTTCTATAAACTTGAGCAAATTATATTTTGCAAACCAAACGAAGGAGAAAAGTGGCATTTGGAGTGTCAGAAAAACGAGGAGGATATGGTGGAAGCCTTAAAATTGCCTTATCGCAGTGTTATTACTTGTGTTGGGGATACTGCTGCCCCCGGGTATAAAAAATATGATTTAGAAGCATGGTTTCCGGGGCAAAATAAATATCGCGAACTTACCTCAAATACTAATTTAACCGATTTCCAAACCAGAAGACTAAATATAAGATGCAAAAGTGGCGGAAACAAATATTTTCCTTATACTATCTCTGCAACGGGTGTTACGGAACGATGGGTTTTGGCAATTTTAGAAAATTATCAGCAAGAAGACGGTTCTGTGCTAATCCCCGAAGTACTCAAGCCTTTTGTGGGTAAGGATAAGATAGAAAAAATTTCTAAATCCTAA
- a CDS encoding phosphatase PAP2 family protein → MQELIILLARFLIIIPIFLAGWCLFIKREWKTVVGAVISILVVNVLSEITKAIIPTARPFVGVADNPGIWVPFSYGSFFSGHTATLFALGVILYRKHKKLALLCFGFGGLVGVLRVIIKVHYPIDIIGGAVVGVLVGLFAIRVEPIRQLAD, encoded by the coding sequence ATGCAAGAACTAATAATACTTTTAGCAAGATTTTTAATAATAATTCCTATATTTTTAGCGGGGTGGTGTTTGTTTATCAAAAGGGAGTGGAAAACGGTGGTAGGGGCGGTTATTTCAATACTAGTGGTTAATGTTTTATCTGAAATAACCAAAGCTATTATTCCAACAGCGCGCCCCTTTGTTGGGGTAGCGGATAATCCGGGAATATGGGTTCCTTTTAGTTACGGGTCATTTTTTTCCGGGCATACCGCCACTCTTTTTGCGCTTGGAGTAATTCTTTACAGGAAACATAAAAAGTTGGCATTGCTGTGTTTTGGTTTCGGTGGTTTGGTTGGTGTTTTAAGGGTTATAATAAAAGTTCATTATCCAATAGACATAATTGGCGGGGCGGTGGTTGGGGTTTTAGTCGGGTTATTTGCAATTAGGGTTGAACCAATCCGCCAGCTGGCGGATTGA
- a CDS encoding undecaprenyl-diphosphate phosphatase, which translates to MLLIQAIILGIIQGLTEFLPVSSSAHLIIVPKIFDWPTHSLFFDTSLHLGTAFAVIVYFAKDWLKIIKDRNYLLKILVGIIPAGIFGFLFSDFIESNTHSFSIIAIALLVGTAIMVLSEKSLKRVKNSKSAVNLKDSLFIGVMQVLALFPGMSRSSMTISGGFLRGIKKEYAVKFSFYLSAPIIFAAACYSFIKSYKLYGSIGFLNGSFAIGVLTSFLVGLFVIKFMIEYIRSKGFGVFIIYRALLALLILFLC; encoded by the coding sequence ATGCTTTTAATTCAAGCAATTATTTTAGGAATAATTCAGGGTTTAACGGAGTTTTTGCCAGTATCTTCTTCGGCGCATCTAATAATAGTTCCCAAAATTTTTGATTGGCCCACCCATTCTTTGTTTTTTGATACCTCTCTGCATCTTGGCACGGCTTTTGCCGTTATTGTTTACTTTGCCAAAGATTGGCTAAAAATAATTAAGGATAGAAATTATTTGTTGAAAATTTTAGTTGGGATAATTCCGGCCGGCATTTTTGGTTTTTTGTTTAGCGATTTTATAGAATCCAACACGCATTCCTTTTCTATTATTGCCATAGCCCTGCTTGTTGGGACGGCGATAATGGTTTTGTCGGAGAAAAGTCTTAAACGAGTAAAAAATTCTAAATCAGCGGTAAATCTGAAAGACAGTTTGTTTATTGGAGTTATGCAAGTGTTGGCTTTATTTCCCGGGATGAGCAGAAGTAGCATGACTATTTCGGGCGGTTTTTTAAGAGGTATTAAAAAGGAATACGCTGTTAAATTCTCGTTTTATCTCTCCGCCCCTATTATTTTTGCGGCGGCTTGTTATAGTTTTATAAAAAGTTATAAGCTTTATGGAAGTATTGGTTTTTTAAACGGCAGTTTTGCTATCGGGGTTTTGACCTCCTTTTTGGTGGGGCTTTTCGTCATAAAATTTATGATAGAATACATCCGCAGTAAAGGTTTTGGGGTTTTTATTATTTACCGCGCGTTGTTGGCTTTATTAATTTTATTCCTATGCTAA
- the secA gene encoding preprotein translocase subunit SecA: MLKLLSKYLDGNERQLNSLIPYIAKINSLEEKYEKISNSQIREKTQEFRKIIQDSVDSDSALEELLPDAYALVREASKRALKQRHFNAQLMAGIVLHKGKIAEQKTGEGKTLTATLPLYLNSLTGRGCHLVTPNDYLSRHGAGWMGPIYDLLGVSVGIISQNNASFIYDPAFENTKFLDDYAKHLRPAEKRQAYECDITYGTNDEFGFDYLRDNLAYDIKELVQSGYNFAIVDEVDSILIDEARTPLIISAPAGDSTKRYYQFAEIAQKLTPDVDYKVDEKYRSASLTELGISKIERIIGVPNLYESDFETVHHVENAIRARSLFTKDKDYVVKDSQVIIVDEFTGRLMPGRRWSEGLHQAIEAKEGAEIQKESRTFATVSFQNYFRLYKKLAGMTGTAVTEAEEFSKIYKLDVVVIPSNEPLARKDLPDVVYKTKAAKYRAIVKDIERAHSTGQPVLVGTTSIENNELLASLLKRKNVTHELLNAKQHEREALIIAQAGRKGAVTIATNMAGRGVDIKLGGDPQEKEEFKEVKSLGGLYVIGTERHESRRIDNQLRGRSGRQGEPGRSKFFVSLQDDLMRIFGGEQVEKIMDRFGMDENIPIEAGLVSKALENSQKKVETLNFDRRKNLVDFDDVMNKHREVIYKLRQKILWLSSSEEKAKESKEWFLERVLKYYGDAREIFEQREKDLKNVWYEVLKRISLQVVDTYWMEHLDSMDSVREGIGLRAYGQKDPLVEYKQEGHRMFGKLVVTIWSTIGDRLSRVQVEQMPKTEIQKPIVQDQRLIHEEHNYGVRDEAEMLSQSQKTVMKSANEKVGRNALCPCGSGKKYKRCHGS, from the coding sequence ATGCTAAAACTTTTATCAAAATATTTGGACGGCAATGAAAGACAGTTGAATAGCCTTATACCGTATATTGCCAAAATAAATTCTTTAGAAGAAAAATATGAAAAAATATCTAATTCCCAAATTAGAGAAAAAACACAGGAGTTTAGAAAAATTATCCAAGACTCCGTAGACTCCGATTCTGCGCTAGAAGAGTTATTGCCCGACGCGTACGCTCTTGTTCGCGAGGCTTCCAAAAGAGCTTTGAAACAGAGACATTTTAACGCTCAATTGATGGCGGGAATAGTTCTTCACAAAGGTAAAATTGCGGAACAGAAAACTGGCGAAGGGAAAACTCTAACGGCAACTTTGCCTTTATATTTAAACTCGTTAACCGGTAGGGGGTGCCATTTAGTTACGCCAAACGACTATCTGTCCCGCCACGGCGCTGGTTGGATGGGACCCATTTACGATTTGTTGGGAGTTTCGGTAGGCATAATTTCCCAAAACAACGCCTCTTTCATTTACGACCCCGCTTTTGAAAATACTAAATTTTTGGACGATTACGCAAAGCATCTTCGTCCCGCAGAAAAACGGCAGGCTTATGAGTGCGATATTACTTATGGGACCAACGACGAATTTGGGTTTGATTATTTGAGAGATAATTTAGCTTACGATATAAAAGAGCTTGTCCAAAGCGGGTATAATTTTGCGATAGTGGATGAAGTGGATTCCATTTTAATTGACGAGGCTCGGACGCCTTTAATAATTTCCGCCCCGGCAGGAGATTCCACCAAGAGATATTATCAATTTGCGGAAATTGCCCAAAAACTTACCCCTGATGTGGATTATAAAGTGGACGAGAAATATCGTTCCGCATCGTTGACGGAACTTGGGATATCAAAAATTGAAAGGATTATTGGGGTACCAAATTTATACGAGAGCGATTTTGAAACGGTGCATCATGTGGAAAATGCTATTAGGGCGCGTTCACTTTTTACTAAAGATAAAGATTATGTGGTTAAAGATTCCCAAGTTATTATTGTGGATGAATTTACTGGGCGTTTAATGCCCGGGCGACGTTGGAGCGAGGGTTTGCATCAGGCTATAGAGGCTAAGGAGGGGGCGGAAATACAAAAGGAATCGCGAACATTTGCCACCGTTTCTTTTCAGAACTATTTTAGGCTATACAAAAAACTGGCGGGTATGACTGGTACCGCGGTAACCGAAGCGGAAGAATTTAGCAAAATTTATAAGCTGGATGTGGTGGTTATCCCCTCAAACGAACCTTTGGCTAGGAAAGATTTGCCGGATGTGGTTTACAAAACCAAAGCGGCAAAATACCGCGCTATAGTTAAGGATATAGAACGCGCGCATAGCACGGGTCAGCCTGTTCTTGTGGGCACAACTTCCATAGAAAACAACGAACTGTTAGCAAGCCTTCTTAAACGAAAAAATGTTACGCACGAATTGTTAAACGCCAAACAACACGAAAGGGAGGCTTTAATTATTGCCCAGGCGGGTAGAAAGGGCGCGGTTACCATCGCAACCAATATGGCGGGGCGGGGAGTGGACATAAAATTAGGAGGGGACCCGCAAGAGAAAGAGGAGTTTAAGGAAGTGAAGAGTTTAGGAGGTTTGTATGTTATAGGAACCGAAAGGCACGAGTCTCGCAGAATAGATAATCAGCTTAGAGGTCGTTCTGGAAGGCAGGGGGAGCCTGGGAGATCTAAATTTTTTGTTTCTTTGCAAGATGACTTAATGCGGATATTCGGTGGGGAGCAAGTGGAGAAAATTATGGATAGGTTTGGGATGGATGAAAATATTCCTATAGAGGCGGGGTTGGTGTCTAAGGCGCTAGAAAATTCTCAAAAAAAGGTAGAGACTCTAAATTTTGATAGAAGAAAAAACTTGGTAGATTTTGATGATGTAATGAACAAGCATAGGGAAGTGATATACAAACTTCGCCAGAAAATTCTCTGGCTTTCGTCTTCGGAGGAGAAGGCAAAAGAATCTAAAGAATGGTTTTTGGAAAGAGTTTTAAAATATTACGGCGATGCGCGGGAAATTTTTGAGCAAAGGGAAAAGGATTTAAAAAATGTTTGGTACGAGGTGTTAAAAAGAATAAGTTTGCAGGTTGTGGACACATATTGGATGGAACATTTGGATTCTATGGACTCGGTTCGCGAGGGTATTGGTCTTCGCGCGTATGGGCAAAAGGACCCTTTAGTGGAGTACAAACAAGAAGGACATAGGATGTTTGGGAAGTTAGTGGTTACTATTTGGTCAACCATTGGGGATAGATTGTCTCGCGTGCAAGTTGAACAGATGCCGAAAACGGAAATTCAAAAACCAATTGTCCAGGATCAAAGATTAATTCACGAGGAGCATAATTATGGGGTTAGAGATGAAGCGGAGATGTTGTCCCAATCGCAAAAGACGGTAATGAAATCTGCTAACGAAAAAGTAGGCCGCAACGCCCTTTGCCCGTGTGGGTCTGGGAAGAAATACAAGAGATGTCACGGGAGTTGA
- a CDS encoding ATP-binding protein — protein MGFERDLVSKIRLELENEEISLIVGPRQSGKTTILHQVGGYVKSANISNYFLNLEDPDYLNLLNESPKNLFKIFTINLSERTILFVDEIQYLKDPSNFLKYFFDEYRGKIKIIATGSSAFYMDRKFKDSLVGRKIIFTLLTLSFKEFLRFKGEEDLSKAKFDQLSLDEKGKVIPYYIEYITYGGYPKVVVSSKGKKEEILRDIAYSYIKKDVLESNIKQDEVFYRLMKMLSSQIGNLVNSNEIASTLGVSKTAIENYLYVMQKSFHIGLIPPFYKNVRKELTKMPKVYFVDLGLRNFFRGDFKSIVEREDSGPLLENSVFRQLLETVGKEDIRFWRTTDQKEVDFVVKGKRAYEVKYNLSGVKSSRYQTFLESYPNIKFYFVCFDAKDTVNQNQAVLEPWAL, from the coding sequence ATGGGTTTTGAAAGAGATTTAGTGTCTAAAATAAGGTTGGAGCTGGAGAACGAGGAGATATCGCTTATCGTTGGTCCTAGACAGTCTGGAAAGACTACGATTCTCCATCAGGTTGGAGGTTATGTTAAATCTGCAAATATATCAAATTACTTTCTAAATTTAGAGGACCCCGATTATTTAAACTTACTAAACGAATCGCCTAAAAATTTGTTTAAAATATTTACAATAAACTTATCTGAAAGAACAATTCTGTTTGTTGACGAGATTCAGTATCTTAAAGACCCCTCCAACTTTTTGAAGTATTTTTTTGATGAATATAGAGGAAAGATAAAAATTATAGCTACTGGTTCCTCCGCTTTTTATATGGACAGGAAGTTCAAAGATTCGCTTGTTGGAAGGAAGATCATATTTACTCTATTAACCTTGTCTTTCAAGGAATTTTTAAGGTTTAAAGGAGAAGAAGATTTATCTAAAGCAAAATTTGACCAACTTTCTCTTGATGAAAAGGGAAAAGTGATTCCTTATTACATAGAGTATATCACTTATGGTGGTTATCCAAAAGTAGTTGTTTCCTCCAAGGGTAAAAAGGAAGAAATACTAAGAGACATAGCTTACTCCTATATTAAAAAGGATGTGCTTGAGTCTAATATTAAGCAAGATGAAGTTTTCTACCGGTTAATGAAAATGCTCTCTTCACAGATTGGTAATTTGGTGAATAGCAACGAAATAGCTAGCACTTTGGGGGTATCAAAAACAGCCATTGAGAATTACTTGTATGTGATGCAAAAATCTTTTCATATAGGTTTAATACCTCCGTTTTATAAGAATGTTAGAAAAGAGCTTACCAAAATGCCCAAGGTGTACTTTGTTGATTTAGGACTTAGAAATTTTTTTAGAGGGGACTTTAAAAGTATTGTAGAGAGAGAAGATTCTGGTCCTCTCCTTGAAAATTCTGTATTTAGACAGTTGTTGGAAACTGTTGGTAAAGAGGACATACGGTTTTGGAGGACTACGGATCAGAAGGAAGTAGATTTTGTAGTTAAAGGGAAAAGGGCTTACGAAGTTAAATATAATTTGTCGGGCGTGAAGTCGAGCCGTTACCAAACTTTTTTAGAAAGTTATCCCAATATTAAATTTTATTTTGTTTGTTTTGATGCGAAGGATACTGTAAATCAAAACCAAGCTGTTTTGGAACCATGGGCTCTGTGA
- the rpsT gene encoding 30S ribosomal protein S20, whose product MANTASALKNIRIIKRRTSQNNFWRVKIKKALKDLRLNKDESKVEKLSREAQSIISKAAKKGVLHKNKAARLVAKLFRK is encoded by the coding sequence ATGGCTAATACGGCGTCTGCTCTTAAGAACATTAGAATAATTAAAAGAAGAACTAGCCAAAACAATTTTTGGCGTGTTAAGATTAAGAAAGCTCTTAAAGATTTGCGTTTAAACAAAGACGAAAGCAAAGTGGAAAAACTTTCTCGCGAGGCGCAGTCTATTATAAGCAAAGCCGCTAAAAAAGGAGTTTTGCACAAAAATAAAGCGGCGAGACTGGTGGCTAAACTTTTTAGGAAATAA
- a CDS encoding cohesin domain-containing protein translates to MKNLPKIISFIFLTIFSFGVSARSVSAAKFYLSPETGSFPSSFSVDVMLNSETDSIEAVDVILTYDTAKLDVLEITSGDFEQYLKKSFNKATGRIEVSALNATAPAGAIAKVAKITFMPLASAITNVDFVYSPGAVDDSNALEKGIESLTSVTGGIYTLALAGSAGIGTTEPSLGIGNTTPVTVGTTVPEVPQTGAMPISFYFFILLSMGVSGAGFALLRTSQK, encoded by the coding sequence ATGAAAAACCTGCCTAAAATAATATCTTTTATTTTTTTAACGATTTTCTCTTTTGGTGTTTCTGCTCGTAGCGTATCCGCCGCAAAATTTTATTTATCCCCCGAAACCGGAAGTTTCCCGTCTTCCTTTAGTGTGGATGTTATGCTCAATTCCGAAACGGATAGTATTGAAGCGGTAGATGTAATTTTAACTTACGATACCGCCAAACTTGATGTTTTGGAAATAACCAGCGGGGATTTTGAGCAATATCTTAAGAAAAGTTTTAACAAAGCAACCGGAAGAATTGAAGTGAGCGCTTTAAACGCCACCGCTCCCGCGGGAGCAATTGCCAAAGTTGCGAAAATAACTTTTATGCCCCTTGCGTCTGCTATAACAAATGTGGATTTTGTGTATAGCCCTGGCGCAGTGGATGATTCCAACGCGTTGGAAAAGGGTATAGAGTCTTTAACCTCGGTTACTGGAGGGATATATACTCTAGCTCTTGCTGGGTCTGCTGGGATAGGAACTACCGAACCAAGCCTAGGTATTGGGAATACAACACCCGTTACCGTTGGAACCACTGTTCCCGAAGTTCCGCAAACGGGGGCTATGCCAATCTCCTTTTACTTTTTTATTCTGCTTTCTATGGGTGTAAGTGGCGCTGGGTTTGCCCTGCTTAGGACTTCCCAAAAATGA